A stretch of the Dehalococcoidales bacterium genome encodes the following:
- a CDS encoding N-acetylneuraminate synthase family protein — protein sequence MKVNIANRNVGEGEPCFIIAEIGINHNGDLNLAKKLIDVAASAGCDAVKFQKRTIEAVYSQEELDKPVESPFGSTYRVLKEGLEFGLDEYREIDSYCQELGIMWFASCWDKSSVDFMDRFNPPCYKIASPSLTNDDLLRHIRSKGKPVILSTGMSTFQQINHAVDILGTEDLVIMHCTSSYPSPPEELNLRVIQTLSQRYSCPVGYSGHEVGISTTIAAAVLGAKIVERHITLDRAMWGSDQAASMEPQGIQRVVTYVRTIEKAMGDGIKVVYPSEREKIYRHRLKRVV from the coding sequence TAGGCATCAACCACAATGGAGACCTTAACTTGGCCAAAAAGCTTATCGATGTGGCCGCATCCGCCGGGTGTGATGCTGTCAAATTCCAGAAACGAACTATCGAGGCCGTGTATTCCCAAGAAGAACTGGATAAACCGGTGGAATCCCCGTTCGGCAGCACTTACCGGGTGCTCAAGGAAGGGCTGGAGTTCGGGCTTGACGAGTATCGGGAAATAGATAGTTACTGTCAGGAGCTAGGTATCATGTGGTTTGCCTCCTGCTGGGACAAGTCTTCGGTGGACTTCATGGACAGGTTTAACCCGCCCTGCTATAAAATCGCCTCACCAAGCCTGACCAACGATGACCTCTTACGCCATATTCGCAGCAAAGGCAAACCCGTCATCCTGTCTACCGGTATGAGCACCTTCCAGCAGATAAATCATGCCGTTGATATACTGGGCACCGAAGATTTAGTAATAATGCACTGCACCAGTTCCTACCCGAGTCCCCCGGAAGAGCTAAACTTGCGCGTTATCCAGACCCTCAGCCAGCGTTACTCCTGCCCCGTGGGCTATTCCGGGCATGAGGTGGGTATCAGCACCACGATTGCCGCCGCCGTACTCGGCGCCAAAATTGTAGAACGGCATATCACTCTTGATCGTGCTATGTGGGGCAGTGACCAGGCCGCTTCCATGGAACCGCAGGGTATTCAGAGGGTGGTCACATATGTACGCACTATTGAGAAAGCCATGGGAGATGGAATCAAGGTTGTCTATCCCAGTGAAAGAGAGAAGATTTACCGGCACCGGCTGAAGAGAGTTGTCTAG
- a CDS encoding thiamine pyrophosphate-dependent dehydrogenase E1 component subunit alpha — MTLNLELYKKLYLARRAEEKIREHYLEDEMKTPMHMSMGEEAIAAGVCQALQPNDQVFATYRSHAIYLSKTGKVEDFFAEMYGKDTALLKGKGGSMHMCAPECGFMGTSAIVASVIPVAVGAAFANKQQGNGKMVVVFFGDGACDEGTFWESLNVACLMKLPVLFVCEDNGFAVHTAIDKRQGYASITDIVAKFNCNVFKDTTTDAGIIYGLARKAIVSIKETGMPSFMHLKYYRYLEHVGVNEDFDAGYRSREEFDEWFKNDPVSLQRRKLLRQGINEEELLRIEKEIDSRIENSLRMAKEAPFADNGEVCNGVFAE, encoded by the coding sequence ATGACATTGAACCTTGAACTTTATAAAAAACTGTACCTGGCCAGGAGAGCCGAGGAAAAAATCCGCGAGCATTACCTGGAAGACGAGATGAAAACCCCGATGCACATGTCCATGGGAGAAGAGGCAATCGCCGCCGGAGTCTGCCAGGCTTTGCAACCAAATGACCAGGTGTTTGCTACCTACCGGTCTCACGCTATCTATCTGTCTAAAACGGGAAAGGTTGAAGACTTCTTTGCCGAGATGTACGGGAAAGACACGGCGCTATTGAAAGGTAAAGGGGGTTCCATGCACATGTGCGCCCCTGAATGCGGCTTTATGGGCACCTCGGCGATTGTCGCCAGCGTCATTCCGGTGGCGGTGGGGGCGGCTTTTGCTAATAAGCAGCAGGGTAATGGGAAAATGGTCGTCGTGTTTTTCGGAGACGGGGCCTGTGACGAGGGTACCTTCTGGGAGAGTCTAAATGTTGCCTGCCTGATGAAGTTGCCGGTCCTGTTCGTGTGCGAAGATAACGGGTTCGCGGTGCATACCGCGATTGATAAAAGACAGGGTTATGCTTCCATTACGGATATCGTCGCTAAATTCAACTGCAATGTTTTTAAGGACACCACGACCGATGCCGGGATCATTTACGGTTTGGCCCGCAAAGCGATTGTATCAATAAAAGAGACCGGGATGCCCAGCTTCATGCACTTAAAATATTACCGCTACCTGGAGCACGTCGGGGTGAACGAGGATTTCGATGCCGGCTATCGCTCCAGAGAAGAGTTTGATGAGTGGTTCAAGAATGACCCGGTAAGTTTACAGAGAAGGAAACTTCTGCGGCAGGGCATCAACGAGGAGGAGCTTCTCAGGATTGAAAAGGAGATAGATAGCC